A genomic segment from Candidatus Rokuibacteriota bacterium encodes:
- a CDS encoding class I SAM-dependent methyltransferase encodes MRSEPVLNVIRAYEDKIVRGYCWGRFWILRQRFLDEIGQYLPERGRVLDLGCGFGLFSLYYASVHPGLRLEGLDRNPRRIAMARAAAGKLGLSNVRYEVGDVMDFRGGESFDAAYMLDIVHHIPEEAVRPLLEQVAKILPPGGRLLIKDVDRRPFYKRWFTHALDKVMDPGTAVRYWDAEELGRLLQDVGFTVHRHLMVDILPYPHILYVCERRP; translated from the coding sequence ATGCGCAGCGAGCCAGTCCTTAACGTCATTCGCGCCTACGAGGACAAGATCGTCCGCGGCTACTGCTGGGGGCGCTTCTGGATCCTCCGCCAGCGCTTCCTCGACGAGATCGGCCAGTACCTGCCCGAGCGCGGGCGGGTGCTCGATCTCGGCTGCGGCTTCGGCCTCTTCTCCCTCTACTACGCGAGCGTCCATCCGGGGCTGCGCCTCGAGGGGCTCGACCGCAATCCGCGCCGCATCGCCATGGCGCGGGCCGCGGCGGGCAAGCTCGGCCTCTCGAATGTCCGCTACGAGGTCGGCGACGTCATGGACTTCCGCGGCGGTGAGAGCTTCGACGCGGCCTACATGCTCGACATTGTCCACCACATCCCGGAGGAGGCGGTGCGCCCGCTGCTCGAGCAGGTCGCCAAGATCCTGCCGCCGGGCGGCCGGCTCCTCATCAAGGACGTGGATCGCCGGCCCTTCTACAAGCGCTGGTTCACGCATGCCCTCGACAAGGTCATGGACCCGGGCACCGCCGTTCGCTATTGGGACGCCGAAGAGCTGGGGCGCCTGCTCCAGGACGTCGGATTCACGGTCCACCGCCACCTGATGGTGGACATCCTGCCGTACCCGCACATCCTGTATGTCTGCGAGCGGCGGCCGTGA
- a CDS encoding ABC transporter ATP-binding protein, protein MTPTLLRAEGLTAGYGKMPILHDVTLEVRVGEMVSVIGPNGAGKSTAFKTMVGFVHATSGRVVFDGQDITGLRPDQVLPRGLAYVPQGRIVFPQMTVLENLEMGAYIERDGARIRESLERVYGLFPVLSQRQGQKAGTLSGGEQQMVAIGRALMTHPKLILLDEPSLGLSPKFVSLIFDTLAEMKRAGYTLMVVEQNAAKALAVADRAYVLELGRNRFEGTGAALLADPEVKRLYLGG, encoded by the coding sequence GTGACGCCGACGCTCCTGCGCGCCGAGGGGCTGACCGCGGGCTACGGCAAGATGCCCATCCTCCACGACGTCACCCTCGAGGTGCGCGTGGGCGAGATGGTCAGCGTAATCGGCCCCAACGGCGCGGGCAAGTCCACCGCCTTCAAGACGATGGTGGGCTTCGTGCACGCGACGAGCGGGCGCGTCGTGTTCGACGGCCAGGACATCACGGGTCTCCGCCCCGACCAGGTGCTGCCGCGCGGGCTCGCCTATGTCCCGCAGGGGCGTATCGTCTTCCCGCAGATGACCGTCCTCGAGAACCTCGAGATGGGCGCCTACATCGAGCGGGACGGCGCCAGGATCCGGGAGAGCCTCGAGCGCGTCTACGGTCTCTTCCCGGTCCTGAGCCAGCGGCAGGGGCAGAAGGCCGGCACGCTCTCGGGCGGCGAGCAGCAGATGGTCGCCATCGGCCGGGCGCTCATGACTCATCCCAAGCTCATCCTCCTGGACGAGCCGTCGCTGGGGCTGTCGCCCAAGTTCGTCTCGCTGATCTTCGACACGCTCGCCGAGATGAAGCGCGCCGGCTACACCCTGATGGTGGTGGAGCAGAACGCGGCCAAGGCCCTGGCCGTCGCGGACCGCGCGTATGTCCTCGAACTGGGACGCAACCGCTTCGAGGGCACGGGGGCGGCCCTGCTGGCCGACCCCGAGGTCAAACGCCTTTACCTTGGCGGCTGA
- a CDS encoding c-type cytochrome, protein MDRFLRPSGVAYFVVAVVFIGVLAGLPSWAAKNSAKAAPKATQGAVAAVPAAPKAPAVDHAAGGYSATAHQEILDRGKHMFVQYCASCHGDAGKGDGPGGANLAVKPQDLSVGAVMNPLPDAFLHRVIAEGPQSVGLSALMPPFKPQLGDRQINEIIAYVRTLAQPAYDPAKVLPVTATREGPVQPIFFSHVIHTGSYQIACQYCHAGARRSSDAGVPSVEKCMGCHKIVAAQGNEQVQKLHGYWNKQQPIPWVRVFRIPEYAQFPHKNHIQAGLVCQTCHGRIEAMEQVHATTGQNTINDLMNLAAMPVPGPKLTMGWCVECHRAVNEKGVQAVQPTPDAWGAAPRPATADDTKKRNAPLECVACHH, encoded by the coding sequence ATGGATCGGTTTTTGCGGCCCAGCGGGGTCGCCTACTTCGTCGTCGCGGTCGTCTTCATCGGAGTGTTGGCCGGTCTCCCGAGCTGGGCAGCCAAGAATTCCGCCAAGGCGGCCCCAAAGGCGACCCAGGGCGCTGTAGCCGCGGTCCCGGCGGCGCCCAAGGCGCCCGCCGTCGATCACGCGGCCGGCGGGTATTCGGCTACCGCGCACCAGGAGATCCTCGATCGGGGCAAGCACATGTTTGTGCAGTACTGCGCCTCCTGTCACGGGGACGCGGGCAAGGGTGACGGGCCCGGCGGCGCCAACCTGGCGGTCAAGCCCCAGGACCTCAGCGTGGGCGCGGTCATGAACCCGCTGCCCGATGCGTTCCTCCACCGGGTCATCGCCGAGGGGCCGCAGTCCGTCGGGCTCTCCGCGCTGATGCCGCCCTTCAAGCCCCAGCTTGGCGACCGGCAGATCAATGAGATCATCGCGTATGTCCGGACGCTGGCGCAGCCCGCCTACGATCCCGCCAAGGTCCTGCCCGTCACGGCCACGCGCGAGGGGCCGGTGCAGCCCATCTTCTTCAGCCACGTCATCCACACGGGCTCATACCAGATCGCCTGCCAGTACTGCCACGCGGGTGCGCGCCGCAGCAGCGACGCCGGGGTGCCCTCGGTGGAGAAGTGCATGGGTTGTCACAAGATCGTGGCCGCGCAGGGCAACGAGCAGGTCCAGAAGCTCCACGGCTATTGGAACAAGCAGCAGCCGATCCCGTGGGTGCGGGTCTTCAGGATCCCGGAGTACGCGCAGTTCCCGCACAAGAATCACATCCAGGCGGGGCTCGTCTGCCAGACCTGCCACGGCCGCATCGAGGCGATGGAGCAGGTGCACGCCACGACGGGCCAGAACACCATCAACGACCTGATGAACCTGGCGGCCATGCCCGTGCCGGGGCCCAAGCTGACCATGGGCTGGTGCGTCGAGTGCCACCGCGCCGTGAACGAGAAGGGCGTGCAGGCGGTGCAGCCGACGCCCGATGCGTGGGGCGCGGCGCCGCGGCCGGCGACGGCCGACGACACGAAGAAGCGCAACGCGCCGCTCGAGTGTGTCGCCTGCCACCACTGA
- a CDS encoding PhzF family phenazine biosynthesis protein, which yields MPARSYRFVQVDVFTDRAFTGNPLAVFFDGRGLDDAVMQQIAREMNLSETVFLFPPSRPDCAAALRIFTPAREVPFAGHPSVGTAWVLAAHGMAPPGAARFVLEEKIGPVPVEVEGNPARPDFIWMKHPGATFDPALENRDAVARALGLAEADLLPGAPIQPGSTGNKFLFVPLRDKAAVDLAVLAVRALLEAMGHLPHLGIFVFAPDPDPAAGRVYSRMFAPHTSGVPEDPATGSASGPLGAYLVLNGLVRKSAEVRIVSEQGTKMGRQSFLHIRLAMQGETITGIRVGGGVVPVLEGELRI from the coding sequence GTGCCCGCGCGCTCCTACCGCTTCGTGCAGGTGGATGTGTTCACCGACCGCGCTTTCACCGGCAACCCGCTCGCGGTCTTTTTCGACGGGCGCGGCCTTGACGACGCCGTGATGCAGCAGATCGCGCGCGAGATGAACCTCTCCGAGACGGTCTTTCTCTTCCCGCCCTCGCGTCCCGACTGCGCCGCCGCGCTCCGGATCTTCACGCCTGCGCGCGAGGTGCCCTTCGCGGGTCATCCCAGCGTCGGCACGGCGTGGGTGCTGGCCGCGCATGGAATGGCGCCCCCGGGCGCGGCGCGCTTCGTCCTCGAGGAGAAGATCGGCCCGGTACCCGTGGAGGTCGAGGGCAATCCCGCGCGGCCGGATTTCATCTGGATGAAGCACCCGGGCGCGACCTTCGACCCCGCGCTCGAGAACCGCGACGCGGTGGCGCGGGCTCTCGGCCTCGCGGAGGCCGATCTTCTTCCCGGCGCGCCCATCCAGCCAGGCTCCACGGGCAACAAGTTCTTGTTCGTCCCGCTGCGCGACAAGGCGGCGGTGGACCTCGCCGTCCTCGCCGTCCGCGCCCTCCTCGAGGCCATGGGCCACCTGCCGCACCTGGGCATCTTCGTGTTCGCCCCGGATCCCGATCCCGCCGCCGGCCGGGTCTACTCGCGCATGTTCGCGCCCCACACCTCGGGTGTCCCCGAGGACCCGGCGACGGGCTCGGCGAGCGGCCCGCTCGGCGCCTATCTCGTGCTGAACGGCCTCGTGAGGAAGAGCGCGGAGGTCCGAATCGTGAGCGAGCAGGGAACGAAGATGGGACGGCAGAGCTTTCTCCACATCCGCCTGGCGATGCAGGGCGAGACGATCACGGGGATCCGTGTCGGGGGCGGCGTCGTGCCGGTGCTGGAAGGGGAGCTTCGGATCTAG
- a CDS encoding MmgE/PrpD family protein, with protein MRATSTVAEFVAKSRWEDCPAEAVDAARRAILDCLGVMLAGSVEPAARIVTEIARSEGGAPLATVVGTSLRTGAVWAALANGTAAHALDFDDTNFAMMGHPSAPVLSAALAAGELALADGRALVHAFLLGFEVETTLAEVMNPPHYEKGFHATGTLGTMGAAAAAARLLGLDASQTRAALAVAASQASGLKENFGTMTKPFHAGHAARSGVLSALLAREGFSASEQALEGPQGYFAVLGAGKRDEGALETLGAPWKILKTGVAVKPYPSCACTHSIIDSALELRRTHGITPEQVERVTVGVNAAVPRILIHSNPRSGLEAKFSGEFTAAAALCEGWVGIATFRDGKTDDPAITGLMKRVRVVVDPTIPGDLERHMWTRMTVRLRDGRELAIAPRAVPGHPDLPLSMDQLREKFRDCARIVLSEDRVESVREMVEGLDGCPDLRSLTAILS; from the coding sequence ATGCGCGCCACCTCGACGGTCGCCGAGTTCGTCGCCAAGAGCCGCTGGGAGGACTGCCCCGCCGAGGCCGTGGACGCGGCCCGCCGGGCCATCCTCGATTGCCTGGGGGTCATGCTCGCGGGCTCGGTCGAGCCGGCGGCCCGCATCGTGACGGAGATCGCCCGGTCAGAGGGCGGCGCGCCTCTCGCCACGGTGGTCGGCACGTCACTCCGCACCGGCGCCGTGTGGGCCGCGCTCGCCAACGGCACGGCGGCGCACGCGCTCGACTTCGACGACACCAACTTCGCCATGATGGGCCACCCGTCGGCGCCCGTGCTCTCGGCGGCGCTGGCGGCGGGCGAGCTGGCGCTGGCCGACGGCCGGGCTCTCGTCCACGCCTTCCTGCTGGGCTTCGAGGTCGAAACCACGCTGGCCGAGGTGATGAATCCACCGCACTACGAAAAGGGCTTCCACGCCACCGGCACGCTCGGCACGATGGGCGCGGCGGCGGCGGCGGCGCGTCTCCTCGGTCTCGACGCGTCGCAGACGCGCGCAGCCCTGGCCGTCGCGGCCAGCCAGGCCTCGGGGCTCAAGGAAAACTTCGGCACCATGACCAAGCCATTTCACGCGGGGCACGCGGCAAGAAGCGGCGTGCTCTCGGCCTTGCTCGCGCGCGAGGGATTCTCCGCTTCGGAGCAGGCGCTCGAAGGGCCGCAGGGCTACTTCGCGGTGCTGGGCGCGGGCAAGCGCGACGAGGGCGCGCTCGAAACACTCGGCGCGCCGTGGAAGATCCTCAAGACGGGCGTGGCTGTCAAGCCGTATCCCTCCTGCGCCTGCACGCACTCCATCATCGACAGCGCGCTGGAGCTGCGCCGCACCCACGGCATCACTCCCGAGCAGGTGGAGCGGGTCACGGTGGGCGTCAACGCCGCCGTCCCGCGCATCCTCATCCACTCCAACCCGCGGAGCGGCCTCGAGGCCAAGTTCTCGGGCGAGTTCACGGCGGCCGCGGCGCTCTGCGAGGGGTGGGTCGGCATCGCGACGTTCCGCGACGGCAAGACGGACGATCCGGCCATCACGGGGCTGATGAAGCGCGTGCGCGTGGTCGTAGACCCAACGATCCCGGGGGACCTGGAGCGCCACATGTGGACGCGCATGACAGTGCGCCTGCGTGACGGGCGGGAGTTGGCCATCGCGCCCAGGGCCGTGCCGGGACACCCGGACCTGCCGCTCTCGATGGATCAGCTGAGGGAGAAGTTCAGGGACTGCGCGCGTATCGTTCTGTCCGAGGACCGCGTCGAGTCGGTACGCGAGATGGTCGAAGGTCTCGACGGCTGCCCCGACCTCCGCAGCCTGACCGCGATCCTCAGCTAG